In Rhodothermales bacterium, the genomic stretch ACGGCTCGGGGCTACTTCATCGCCACCGGCGGCGGCCCGGGCGCCATGGAAGCCGCCAACCTCGGCGCCCACATGGCCCGCTACCAGCCCGACGAACTCGAATCCGCGATCGATATGCTGGCGGGCGAACCCTCGTACAAGTCGAACGCCTACCTGGACCTCGGCTTCGCCGTCCGCGACCGCTACCCGGACGCCGGCCAGAGCCTGGCCGTGCCAACCTGGTTTTACGGCCACGAACCCACCAACCAGTTTGCTTCTCATATTGCGAAGTACTTCGCCAACAGCATTCGGGAAGACGTGCTGCTTGCCATCGCCTCATCCGGTGTGGTGTACGCGCCAGGCAGCGCCGGCACGATCCAGGAGATCTTCATGGATGCGGCGCAGAACCATTATGGCAGCTTCAAAGTCGTTAGCCCCATGGTATTTTATAACACAGCGTTCTGGTCCGAGCACACCCCGATTTTCCCCCTGCTCCGGCAACTCGCCGTCGGCAAGCAATATCACGACTTGATTTCGATCCACGATTCTCCGGACGACATCATCCACTTCATCGAGTCGCACCGCCCCATCCCGTATGACCCGAATTATTGAGTAACGTTACGCGTTCTCCCGTTGAACGTTTGGTGATCTGGTACGCGCCATTGAGCTGTGGAGCGAGATTCCTGTAGGCAACGCAAAACGCGCAACTAGTCAACGCGTAACGTCCCGAGGAACAGAGTCCGGCGGCTGCGCGTGGGAAAGCCATTATCTTCTCTCCGGGCCTCTGATAGCCAAGCCGCACGTCCGCATTCTTTCCTCTCGCGCCCCGTGCCGGCACATACCGTTGCGTCGTCATGCCGATCGAATGGGTGGGCGAAAGCCTGCCGACGACCTATAAGCCGGATGAAACCCGGCCGGTAACACCCTCCGACCGGGGCAAGCCGGATCGCGAGCACAACGCCGCGCTCTCGAAACGACGCGGAGGCCCCGGCACCAACCCCTACAGTCAGTCACTGGCCCGCCAGAATCAGCGCCTGGAAGAGGCCGTCTTCGCCAAGGAGGTCATGCAAACGCGGATGCAGACCATCGAACCCGAACAGACCTTGCTCGATGCGGTCCGCCTCTTCGCCGAGCACCACATCGATCATCTCCCCGTTAAAAACCGCACCGGTAAACTCGTCGGCATCCTTTCGCAGCACGACGTGATGCATACGATGGCCGCCGGCCGCGCCCCGGCC encodes the following:
- a CDS encoding CBS domain-containing protein, encoding MPIEWVGESLPTTYKPDETRPVTPSDRGKPDREHNAALSKRRGGPGTNPYSQSLARQNQRLEEAVFAKEVMQTRMQTIEPEQTLLDAVRLFAEHHIDHLPVKNRTGKLVGILSQHDVMHTMAAGRAPADVMIAEVMTRHVLTATGNTTLREISRVMVMEDIHCIPIVDANQKMIGLLTASDMLHCMVNHHKLNVWI